A portion of the Bacillus thuringiensis genome contains these proteins:
- a CDS encoding N-acetyldiaminopimelate deacetylase, translating to MTVSKFVQIRRDLHRIPEIGFKEWKTQQYILDYIGTLSHEFVEVKTWKTGVIVKVNGKNPEKIIGYRADIDGLPITEETGYEFASIHEGMMHACGHDVHTTIGLGLLTKAVSERIDDDLVFLFQPAEEGPGGALPMLESEELKEWKPNIILGLHIAPEYAVGTIATKEGLLFANTSELYIDLKGKGGHAAYPHTANDMIVAASHLVTQLQSVISRNVNPLDSAVITIGKITGGTVQNIIAEKSRLEGTIRTLSVESMKRVKSRIEAIVAGIEASFQCEAIIDYGAMYHQVYNHEELTREFMQFVHKQTDMNVITCTEAMTGEDFGYMLREIPGFMFWLGVNSEYGLHHAKLKPDEEVIEKAITFLSQYVKWKGNRK from the coding sequence ATGACAGTAAGCAAATTTGTCCAAATTCGTAGGGATCTACATAGAATTCCAGAAATTGGATTCAAGGAATGGAAAACACAACAGTATATTTTAGATTATATAGGAACACTTTCTCATGAATTTGTGGAAGTGAAGACATGGAAAACAGGTGTAATCGTTAAAGTAAATGGAAAAAATCCAGAAAAAATAATAGGTTATCGTGCAGATATAGACGGTTTACCAATTACAGAGGAAACTGGATATGAGTTTGCTTCTATTCACGAAGGAATGATGCATGCATGTGGCCATGATGTACATACAACAATCGGTTTAGGCCTTCTAACGAAAGCTGTGAGCGAAAGAATAGATGATGACCTTGTATTTCTATTCCAGCCAGCAGAAGAAGGACCAGGCGGTGCTCTTCCTATGTTAGAAAGTGAAGAGTTAAAAGAATGGAAACCAAATATAATTCTTGGTCTTCATATTGCACCAGAATACGCTGTAGGGACAATTGCAACGAAAGAAGGACTGTTATTTGCCAATACTTCAGAATTATATATTGATTTAAAAGGGAAAGGTGGCCATGCTGCCTATCCGCATACTGCAAATGACATGATTGTTGCAGCGAGTCATCTTGTTACACAGCTTCAATCCGTTATTAGTCGCAATGTAAATCCCCTTGATAGTGCAGTAATTACAATCGGGAAAATTACAGGTGGTACGGTTCAAAATATTATTGCAGAAAAATCTCGTTTAGAAGGAACGATTCGAACATTATCAGTGGAATCAATGAAGCGTGTGAAAAGCAGAATTGAGGCAATTGTTGCAGGTATCGAAGCTTCTTTCCAGTGCGAGGCGATTATAGATTACGGAGCAATGTATCATCAAGTATATAACCATGAAGAGTTAACGAGAGAGTTTATGCAATTTGTACATAAACAAACAGATATGAATGTTATTACATGTACTGAGGCAATGACAGGTGAAGATTTTGGTTATATGCTTCGAGAAATCCCTGGATTTATGTTTTGGCTTGGAGTAAATTCAGAATATGGTTTACATCATGCGAAATTAAAACCAGACGAAGAAGTGATTGAAAAGGCAATTACATTTTTAAGTCAATATGTAAAGTGGAAAGGGAATAGAAAATAA
- the dapD gene encoding 2,3,4,5-tetrahydropyridine-2,6-dicarboxylate N-acetyltransferase, which translates to MKMMDANEIISFIQKSEKKTPVKVYIKGDLKEVTFPETVQAFVNKKSGVLFGEWSEIKTILDENNKHIVDYVVENDRRNSAIPMLDLKGIKARIEPGAIIRDHVEIGDNAVIMMNATINIGAVIGEGSMIDMNAVLGGRATVGKNCHVGAGAVLAGVIEPPSAKPVIVEDDVVIGANVVVLEGVTVGKGAVVAAGAVVTEDVPPYTVVAGTPARVIKEIDEKTKAKTEIKQELRQLNPEK; encoded by the coding sequence ATGAAAATGATGGACGCTAACGAAATTATTTCGTTTATTCAAAAAAGTGAAAAGAAAACTCCTGTAAAGGTATACATAAAAGGGGATTTAAAAGAAGTAACATTCCCTGAAACAGTACAAGCATTTGTGAATAAAAAATCAGGTGTATTATTCGGAGAATGGTCTGAAATTAAGACAATTCTTGATGAGAATAATAAGCACATCGTTGACTACGTTGTAGAAAACGATCGTCGTAATTCTGCAATCCCAATGCTTGATTTAAAAGGTATTAAAGCTCGCATCGAGCCAGGTGCTATTATTCGTGACCATGTTGAAATTGGTGACAACGCTGTAATTATGATGAATGCAACAATTAACATTGGTGCTGTAATTGGTGAAGGTTCTATGATCGACATGAACGCAGTACTTGGTGGACGTGCAACGGTCGGTAAAAACTGTCACGTAGGTGCAGGTGCTGTACTTGCAGGTGTTATTGAGCCACCTTCTGCAAAACCAGTTATCGTTGAAGACGATGTAGTAATCGGTGCAAACGTAGTTGTTTTAGAGGGTGTTACAGTAGGTAAAGGTGCAGTTGTAGCAGCGGGAGCTGTTGTAACAGAAGATGTGCCTCCATACACAGTTGTTGCAGGTACTCCAGCACGTGTAATTAAAGAAATTGATGAGAAGACAAAAGCAAAAACAGAAATTAAACAAGAGCTTCGTCAATTAAACCCAGAGAAATAA